In a single window of the Halobaculum lipolyticum genome:
- a CDS encoding threonine synthase: protein MRTTDAFVALRCIDCDERHDPATVTHRCPDCGGITDPEYDLDAVDLTREELEARPFDSLWRYEELLPFPREAAVSLGEGATPLVECPTLADRMGVGAVYVKDEGRNPTGTFKDRGQTGALTAAVEHGAESIALNSAGNAGQAAAAYAAQAGLESHVFLPDRAGFTQKAMTEVHGGDLRIAEGEITDAGAEYAAAMADGEEGDRDGWYSTKTFVTPYRHDVKKTMAYETIEQLDWDVPDAVVYPTGGGVGLVGMHKAATELRELGFTDSLPGMYAAQAEGCAPVVRAFEEGAEVHEAWEEITTVCNGIAVPDPGASPWILDAIEESGGGAVATSDEAILDAAIDVARAEGIEVGATCASAVSGAFELAERGEFGADDTVVLLNTGAGNKDVDTLRSHLGAREEAAGEAE from the coding sequence GTGCGAACCACCGACGCCTTCGTCGCCCTGCGGTGCATCGACTGCGACGAGCGCCACGACCCCGCGACGGTCACCCACCGCTGCCCCGACTGCGGCGGCATCACCGACCCCGAGTACGACCTCGACGCGGTCGACCTCACCCGGGAGGAACTGGAAGCGCGGCCGTTCGACTCGCTGTGGCGCTACGAGGAACTGCTCCCGTTCCCCCGCGAGGCGGCCGTATCGCTGGGCGAGGGCGCGACCCCGCTCGTGGAGTGCCCGACGCTGGCCGACCGGATGGGCGTCGGCGCCGTGTACGTCAAAGACGAGGGGCGGAACCCGACGGGGACGTTCAAGGACCGCGGGCAGACCGGCGCGCTCACCGCCGCGGTCGAACACGGGGCCGAGTCGATCGCGCTCAACAGCGCCGGCAACGCCGGACAGGCCGCCGCGGCCTACGCCGCCCAAGCGGGCCTCGAGTCGCACGTGTTCCTCCCCGACCGCGCCGGCTTCACCCAGAAGGCGATGACGGAGGTCCACGGCGGCGACCTCCGGATCGCGGAGGGGGAGATCACCGACGCCGGCGCCGAGTACGCCGCCGCGATGGCGGACGGCGAGGAGGGCGACCGCGACGGCTGGTACTCGACGAAGACGTTCGTCACGCCGTACCGCCACGACGTGAAGAAGACGATGGCGTACGAGACGATCGAGCAACTCGACTGGGACGTGCCCGACGCGGTCGTCTACCCGACCGGCGGCGGCGTCGGCCTCGTCGGGATGCACAAGGCCGCCACGGAACTCCGGGAACTGGGCTTCACCGACTCGCTGCCGGGGATGTACGCCGCGCAGGCGGAGGGCTGTGCGCCGGTCGTCCGCGCGTTCGAGGAGGGCGCCGAGGTCCACGAGGCGTGGGAGGAGATCACCACCGTCTGCAACGGGATCGCCGTACCGGACCCGGGCGCCTCGCCGTGGATCCTCGACGCCATCGAGGAGTCCGGCGGCGGCGCGGTCGCGACGAGCGACGAGGCGATCCTCGACGCCGCCATCGACGTCGCCCGCGCGGAGGGCATCGAGGTCGGCGCGACGTGCGCGTCGGCGGTGTCGGGCGCGTTCGAACTGGCCGAGCGCGGCGAGTTCGGCGCCGACGACACGGTGGTCCTGCTGAACACCGGCGCCGGGAACAAGGACGTCGACACGCTGCGGAGCCACCTCGGCGCTCGGGAGGAGGCGGCGGGCGAGGCCGAGTAG